The following proteins are co-located in the Bradyrhizobium sp. AZCC 2176 genome:
- a CDS encoding GNAT family N-acetyltransferase → MTALRKTAIALKSDAAPFAIRAERALDDAAREALLDACFGANRHTRTCQRLRDGRAPAEGLSLSAVCEGRLVGSVRLWHVSAGGIPALMLGPLAVEASSRQLGVGAALMDHALAAAKARGHRAVILLGDAPYYARFGFLAAKAGELRLPGAFERDRLLGLELSEGALDGAWGMIVPTGAPPLPKTRAGRARKALLVPRVA, encoded by the coding sequence ATGACTGCTTTGCGGAAGACCGCGATTGCCCTCAAATCCGACGCTGCTCCGTTCGCGATCCGCGCGGAGCGAGCCTTGGACGACGCTGCGCGCGAGGCGCTGCTGGATGCCTGCTTTGGCGCAAACCGCCATACGCGCACCTGCCAGCGCCTGCGCGACGGACGCGCGCCCGCCGAAGGCCTCAGCCTGTCGGCGGTGTGCGAGGGCCGGCTCGTGGGCTCCGTGCGGTTGTGGCACGTCAGCGCCGGGGGCATCCCGGCGCTCATGCTCGGCCCGCTGGCTGTGGAGGCATCCTCCCGCCAACTCGGCGTCGGGGCTGCGCTGATGGACCACGCGCTCGCGGCGGCGAAGGCGCGTGGCCATCGCGCGGTGATCCTGCTGGGAGACGCGCCCTATTACGCCCGCTTCGGCTTCTTGGCCGCCAAGGCCGGCGAGCTGCGGCTGCCGGGTGCGTTCGAGCGCGACCGGCTGCTCGGCCTCGAACTGTCAGAGGGCGCGCTCGACGGCGCCTGGGGCATGATCGTGCCGACCGGCGCGCCCCCACTACCCAAGACGAGAGCAGGCCGCGCCCGGAAGGCGCTGCTCGTGCCGCGCGTGGCTTGA
- a CDS encoding M3 family metallopeptidase, with protein sequence MSETMQTATPPEAGANPLLEPWQTPFETPPFAEIEPEHFLPAFEQAFADHAAEIAAITHDPSVPDFANTVTALERSGKLLSKVAAVFYDLVSAHSNPAILEIDKEVSLRMARHWNPIMMNAVLFGRIAMLHEKRATLGLTSEQNRLLERTYTNFYRAGAGLDEVAKKRRAEINERLAQLGTSFSHHLLGDEQDWFMELGEDDRGGLPEAFVAAAKAAAEERGMAGKAIVTLSRSSVEPFLKSSSRRDLREKVFKAFTARGDNGNANDNNATIVEILELREEAAKIMGFPTYAAYRLEDSMAKTPEAVRSLLERVWKPARARALADRDALQALIAEEGGNFTLAPWDWRYYAEILRQRRANFDDAAIKPYLVLDHMIEAAFDCATRLFGITFSERKDIPVWHPDVRVWEVKDADGKHKALFYGDYFARSSKRSGAWMTSLRDQQKLDVEIAPLIINVCNFAKGADGLPSLLSPDDARTLFHEFGHGLHGMLSNVTYPSLSGTSVFTDFVELPSQLYEHWQEQPQVLRQFAKHYQTGEPLPDDLLARFLAARKFNQGFATVEFVSSALIDLEFHTQPATASRDVGAFEKAELEKIGMPAEIALRHRPTQFGHIFSGDHYASGYYSYMWSEVMDADAFGAFEEAGDIFDPATARRLHDDIYSSGGSREPEEAYVAFRGREPEADALLRRRGLLETTPAA encoded by the coding sequence ATGTCAGAAACCATGCAGACGGCGACCCCTCCGGAAGCTGGCGCAAACCCGCTGCTCGAGCCGTGGCAGACGCCGTTCGAGACGCCGCCCTTTGCCGAGATCGAGCCGGAGCACTTCCTGCCCGCCTTCGAGCAGGCCTTTGCCGACCATGCCGCCGAGATCGCGGCGATCACCCATGACCCCTCGGTGCCGGACTTCGCCAACACCGTCACGGCGCTGGAGCGCTCGGGCAAGCTGCTCTCCAAGGTCGCGGCCGTGTTCTACGACCTGGTCTCGGCGCACTCCAATCCGGCGATTCTGGAGATCGACAAGGAAGTCTCCTTGCGGATGGCGCGGCACTGGAACCCGATCATGATGAACGCGGTGCTGTTCGGCCGCATCGCGATGCTGCACGAGAAACGCGCCACGCTCGGTCTGACGAGTGAGCAGAATCGGCTGCTGGAGCGCACCTACACCAATTTCTACCGCGCCGGTGCCGGCCTGGACGAGGTTGCCAAGAAGCGGCGGGCTGAGATCAACGAGCGGCTGGCCCAGCTCGGCACCTCGTTCAGCCACCATCTGCTCGGCGACGAACAGGACTGGTTCATGGAGCTCGGCGAGGACGACCGCGGCGGCCTTCCCGAAGCCTTCGTCGCCGCGGCCAAGGCCGCGGCGGAAGAGCGCGGCATGGCCGGCAAGGCAATCGTGACGCTGTCGCGCTCCTCGGTCGAGCCGTTCCTGAAGAGCTCCTCCCGCCGCGATCTGCGCGAAAAGGTCTTCAAGGCCTTCACCGCGCGCGGCGACAATGGCAACGCCAACGACAACAACGCCACCATCGTGGAAATCCTCGAGCTCCGCGAGGAGGCCGCCAAGATCATGGGCTTTCCGACCTACGCCGCCTACCGGCTGGAGGATTCCATGGCCAAGACGCCGGAGGCAGTCCGCAGCCTGCTGGAGCGGGTTTGGAAGCCGGCCCGGGCGCGGGCGCTTGCCGACCGCGACGCCCTGCAGGCGCTGATTGCGGAGGAGGGCGGCAATTTCACGCTCGCCCCGTGGGACTGGCGCTACTACGCCGAGATCCTGCGCCAGCGCCGCGCCAATTTCGACGACGCCGCCATAAAACCCTATCTGGTGCTCGACCACATGATCGAGGCCGCTTTCGATTGCGCAACCCGCCTGTTCGGGATCACCTTCTCCGAACGCAAGGACATTCCGGTCTGGCATCCCGATGTTCGGGTCTGGGAGGTCAAGGATGCCGACGGCAAGCACAAGGCGCTGTTCTACGGTGATTACTTCGCCCGGTCCTCAAAACGCTCCGGCGCCTGGATGACCTCGCTGCGCGACCAGCAGAAGCTCGACGTCGAGATTGCCCCGCTTATCATCAATGTCTGCAACTTCGCCAAGGGCGCCGATGGCCTGCCGTCGCTGCTGTCACCCGACGACGCGCGGACCCTGTTCCATGAATTCGGCCACGGCTTGCACGGCATGCTGTCCAACGTGACCTATCCCTCGCTGTCGGGGACGTCCGTTTTCACCGACTTCGTCGAGCTACCCTCGCAGCTCTACGAGCACTGGCAGGAACAGCCGCAGGTGCTGCGGCAGTTCGCAAAGCACTACCAGACCGGCGAGCCGTTGCCGGACGACCTGCTGGCCCGCTTCCTCGCCGCCCGAAAATTCAATCAGGGTTTTGCCACCGTGGAGTTCGTCTCCTCGGCGCTGATCGACCTCGAATTCCACACCCAGCCGGCCACGGCCAGCCGCGACGTCGGTGCGTTCGAGAAGGCGGAACTGGAAAAGATCGGCATGCCCGCGGAAATCGCGCTGCGGCACCGGCCGACGCAATTCGGCCATATCTTCTCCGGCGATCACTATGCGTCCGGCTATTATAGCTATATGTGGTCGGAAGTGATGGACGCCGACGCCTTCGGCGCTTTCGAGGAGGCCGGCGATATCTTTGATCCCGCCACCGCGCGGCGCCTGCACGACGACATCTATTCGTCAGGCGGCTCGCGCGAGCCGGAGGAAGCCTATGTCGCCTTCCGCGGCCGCGAGCCGGAAGCCGACGCGCTGCTGCGGCGACGTGGATTGCTCGAAACAACACCGGCGGCCTGA
- a CDS encoding DUF1007 family protein: MGPFVRGDDVLRGVLALLGVIVALSLGTASAEAHPHVWITAKSEVVYAPDGTMTGVRHAWTFDDMFSTYALQGIETKTKGAYTREDLAPLAQTNVESLKEFNFFTFAKADGKKAKFEEPVDYFLEYKDSALTLHFVLPLKAPVTPKQLALEVFDPSYFIDFKFDDKDPIKLVGAPAACQMKFQRPNDETANTQRLNEQNFMNGDNSNYGAMFANKITVNCP, from the coding sequence ATGGGTCCCTTCGTTCGCGGGGACGACGTGTTGCGTGGAGTGCTCGCATTGTTGGGCGTGATCGTCGCGTTGTCGCTCGGCACAGCCTCGGCCGAGGCCCACCCGCATGTCTGGATCACCGCGAAAAGCGAGGTGGTCTACGCGCCTGACGGCACGATGACGGGGGTGCGCCACGCCTGGACCTTCGACGACATGTTCTCGACCTACGCGCTGCAGGGCATCGAGACCAAGACCAAGGGCGCCTACACCCGCGAGGACTTGGCGCCGCTGGCGCAGACCAATGTCGAGTCGCTGAAGGAGTTCAATTTCTTCACCTTTGCCAAGGCCGACGGCAAGAAGGCGAAATTCGAAGAGCCGGTGGATTACTTCCTCGAATACAAGGACAGTGCGCTGACGCTGCATTTCGTCCTGCCGCTGAAGGCGCCGGTGACGCCGAAGCAGTTGGCGTTGGAAGTGTTCGATCCCTCCTACTTCATCGACTTCAAGTTTGACGACAAGGACCCGATCAAGCTGGTCGGCGCGCCTGCCGCCTGCCAGATGAAGTTTCAGCGGCCGAATGACGAGACCGCCAACACCCAGCGGCTGAACGAGCAGAATTTCATGAACGGCGACAACTCGAATTACGGCGCGATGTTCGCCAACAAGATCACGGTGAACTGCCCGTGA
- the copM gene encoding CopM family metallochaperone, with protein sequence MKNAKSFLAIATVIAAIGTAAFAQHVHQPSSATDPQAAQKVMEDMAPKDSDAASTKAYTEAHTKMMQDMHQTYTGNADIDFMTGMIPHHQGAIDMAKVLLKYGKDAETRKLAEQIIADQEKEIALMQAWLRKNAK encoded by the coding sequence ATGAAAAACGCAAAGAGCTTTCTGGCCATCGCCACTGTCATCGCCGCCATCGGAACGGCGGCATTCGCCCAGCATGTGCATCAGCCCAGCTCCGCGACGGACCCGCAGGCGGCGCAAAAAGTTATGGAAGATATGGCGCCAAAGGACAGCGATGCCGCCTCAACCAAAGCCTACACGGAGGCGCATACGAAGATGATGCAGGACATGCATCAGACCTACACAGGCAACGCCGATATCGATTTCATGACCGGGATGATTCCGCATCACCAGGGCGCGATCGACATGGCCAAGGTTTTGCTGAAGTACGGCAAGGACGCTGAAACCCGCAAGCTGGCCGAACAGATCATTGCCGATCAGGAGAAGGAGATCGCCCTGATGCAGGCCTGGCTTCGCAAGAATGCGAAGTAA
- a CDS encoding homospermidine synthase, which produces MSPSAPIHAKISGPIVMIGFGSIGKGTLPLIERHFDYDKSRFVIIDPHEDGELAKQHGVRFIKEGITRENYREVLVPLLTAGGGQGFCVNLSVDTSSVDIMTLCREIGALYIDTVVEPWLGFYFDKKIGPEKRSNYALRETLLAAKHKSPGGTTAVSTCGANPGMVSWFVKQALLDIARDTGVEVNEPKSREGWGQLAMKLGVKGIHIAERDTQRSKKPKLMNVFVNTWSVEGFVSEGMQPAELGWGTHEKWMPDNGRQHTEGCGAAIYLLQPGANTRVRSWCPTPGAQYGFLVTHNESISIADYFTVRDGQKVVYRPTCHYAYHPANDAVLSLHEIFGATGKMQSKWHILDENEIEDGIDELGVLLYGHGKNAYWYGSQLSIEETRRICPYQNATGMQVSSAVLAGMVWALENPEAGIVEADEMDFRRCLEIQMPYLGPVKGYYTDWTPLSDRPGLFPEDIDTSDPWQFRNVLVR; this is translated from the coding sequence ATGAGCCCGTCCGCGCCAATCCATGCGAAAATTTCCGGCCCCATCGTCATGATCGGCTTCGGCTCGATCGGCAAGGGCACGCTGCCTCTGATCGAACGCCATTTCGACTATGACAAGTCGCGCTTCGTCATTATCGATCCGCATGAGGACGGTGAGCTCGCCAAGCAGCACGGCGTGCGCTTCATCAAAGAGGGCATCACCCGCGAGAACTACCGCGAGGTGCTGGTGCCGCTCTTGACCGCCGGCGGCGGCCAGGGCTTTTGCGTCAATTTGTCGGTCGATACGTCCTCGGTCGACATCATGACGCTGTGCCGCGAGATCGGCGCACTCTACATCGACACCGTCGTGGAGCCGTGGCTCGGCTTCTATTTCGACAAGAAGATCGGTCCCGAGAAGCGCTCGAACTACGCGCTGCGCGAAACGCTGCTGGCGGCCAAGCACAAGAGCCCGGGCGGAACCACCGCGGTCTCCACCTGCGGCGCCAATCCCGGCATGGTGTCGTGGTTCGTCAAGCAGGCGCTGCTCGATATCGCCCGCGACACTGGCGTTGAGGTCAACGAGCCGAAGAGCCGCGAAGGCTGGGGCCAGCTCGCGATGAAGCTCGGCGTCAAGGGCATTCATATCGCCGAGCGCGACACCCAGCGTTCGAAGAAGCCGAAGCTGATGAACGTGTTCGTCAACACCTGGTCAGTCGAAGGCTTCGTTTCCGAGGGCATGCAGCCGGCCGAACTCGGCTGGGGTACGCACGAGAAATGGATGCCGGACAACGGCCGCCAGCACACCGAAGGCTGTGGGGCTGCGATCTATCTGCTGCAGCCGGGCGCCAACACCCGCGTTCGATCCTGGTGCCCGACGCCGGGCGCGCAATACGGTTTCCTCGTCACCCACAATGAGTCGATCTCGATTGCGGACTACTTCACCGTGCGCGACGGTCAGAAGGTAGTCTATCGTCCGACCTGTCACTACGCCTATCACCCGGCCAACGATGCGGTGCTGTCGCTGCACGAGATCTTCGGCGCGACCGGCAAGATGCAATCGAAGTGGCACATTCTGGACGAGAACGAGATCGAGGACGGCATCGACGAACTCGGTGTGCTGCTCTACGGCCACGGCAAGAACGCCTATTGGTACGGCTCGCAGCTCTCGATCGAGGAAACCCGCCGCATCTGCCCCTACCAGAACGCCACCGGCATGCAGGTGTCCTCCGCCGTGCTGGCCGGCATGGTGTGGGCGCTGGAGAACCCCGAGGCCGGCATCGTCGAGGCCGACGAGATGGACTTCCGCCGCTGCCTCGAAATCCAGATGCCGTATCTTGGGCCGGTGAAGGGCTATTACACCGACTGGACGCCGCTGTCGGATCGCCCGGGACTGTTCCCGGAAGACATCGACACGTCGGATCCCTGGCAATTCCGCAACGTGCTGGTGCGGTAG
- a CDS encoding RidA family protein: protein MPRRLISTGSPLEKTVGYSRAVIDGDFAFVAGTTGYDYATMTMPADVTSQSRNCFRTIEAALKEGGFAMADIVRATYYVTDAKDVDAHFAVCGEVLADIRPAATLLIVVGLARPEMKVEIEVTAKRRTA from the coding sequence ATGCCCCGTCGCCTGATCTCCACCGGCTCGCCCCTTGAGAAGACCGTCGGCTACAGCCGCGCGGTGATCGACGGCGACTTCGCCTTCGTCGCCGGCACCACCGGCTACGATTACGCCACCATGACGATGCCGGCGGATGTCACGAGCCAGTCACGGAACTGCTTCAGGACCATCGAGGCCGCCCTGAAGGAGGGCGGCTTCGCGATGGCCGATATCGTCCGCGCGACCTACTACGTCACTGATGCCAAGGACGTGGATGCCCACTTCGCCGTCTGTGGCGAAGTCCTCGCCGACATTCGCCCCGCGGCGACGTTGCTGATCGTCGTTGGCCTCGCAAGACCCGAGATGAAGGTCGAGATTGAAGTCACCGCGAAGCGCCGCACTGCCTGA
- a CDS encoding acyl-CoA thioesterase — MSREQFWFFHPFRVRYSEIDGQGVVFNAHYLTYFDTTITEYFRALGYDQYADAKQTGEDFHVVKSLIEYKAPVRFDWELDVGARVAWIGNSSLTFELAIFLKGGAEALVTGEIVWVNTNQQTHRPVPISKSIRDRIAAREHHLA; from the coding sequence ATGTCACGCGAACAATTCTGGTTCTTTCACCCATTCCGGGTGCGCTATTCCGAAATCGACGGTCAGGGCGTTGTCTTCAACGCGCATTACCTGACCTATTTCGACACCACCATCACCGAGTATTTTCGGGCGCTCGGTTATGACCAGTATGCCGACGCCAAGCAGACCGGCGAGGATTTCCACGTCGTCAAGTCGCTGATCGAGTACAAGGCCCCGGTGCGGTTCGACTGGGAACTGGATGTGGGCGCGCGCGTGGCGTGGATCGGCAACTCAAGTCTCACCTTCGAACTCGCCATTTTCCTGAAGGGCGGCGCCGAAGCGCTCGTGACCGGCGAAATCGTCTGGGTCAATACCAACCAGCAAACGCATCGTCCGGTCCCGATATCGAAATCGATCCGGGACCGGATCGCGGCGCGCGAACATCATCTGGCGTGA
- a CDS encoding nickel/cobalt transporter produces MPVKPVPAGLARGMAITAAAFAAIIVFDAALHALMAQNPFGGPRPAVEPQVGGLIGWILARQSEFYREMSSTIRAAKSDGSAVWTLLGISFAYGIFHAAGPGHGKAVISSYLVANEETARRGIVLSFASALLQALVAVAIVAVFAWLLSSTAKTMCSAEKAIEIVSYALIAAFGARLVWTKGAGFMRALQTKPEPAMAVAHHHHDHDHDHSHHHHVHNHDHSHGDGHVHDEHCGHSHGPTPDQLAGPGGWRRGLGAIFAVGMRPCSGAILVLVFSLAQGLFLAGIAATFVMGLGTAITVATIAVIAVSAKGLARRLSAGREGSGTLIMRGIEFGAAGLVLLFGLGLLFGYLAAERATCL; encoded by the coding sequence CTGCCCGTGAAGCCGGTGCCCGCAGGCCTTGCGCGAGGCATGGCGATCACGGCCGCGGCGTTCGCGGCCATCATTGTTTTCGACGCTGCCTTGCATGCGCTGATGGCGCAAAACCCGTTCGGTGGACCGCGTCCCGCCGTCGAACCGCAGGTCGGCGGCCTGATCGGATGGATTTTGGCCAGGCAATCCGAATTCTATCGCGAGATGTCCTCGACCATACGCGCAGCGAAATCGGACGGCAGCGCCGTCTGGACGCTGCTTGGGATTTCCTTTGCCTACGGCATCTTTCACGCCGCCGGCCCCGGCCACGGCAAGGCAGTGATCTCGTCCTATCTTGTCGCCAACGAGGAAACCGCGCGGCGCGGCATCGTGCTGTCGTTCGCCTCGGCGCTGCTGCAGGCGCTGGTCGCGGTCGCGATCGTGGCGGTGTTCGCCTGGCTGCTCTCCTCCACGGCCAAGACGATGTGCTCCGCGGAGAAGGCGATCGAGATCGTCAGCTACGCCCTGATCGCGGCGTTCGGCGCCCGGCTGGTCTGGACCAAGGGTGCCGGCTTCATGCGCGCGCTGCAGACGAAGCCGGAGCCGGCGATGGCTGTCGCGCACCATCATCATGATCACGACCACGATCACAGTCACCATCACCATGTTCACAACCACGACCATTCGCACGGCGATGGTCACGTTCACGACGAGCATTGCGGCCATTCCCATGGCCCGACGCCGGATCAACTCGCCGGCCCCGGCGGCTGGCGGCGCGGGTTGGGCGCGATCTTTGCCGTCGGCATGCGGCCCTGTTCGGGCGCGATCCTGGTGCTGGTCTTTTCGCTGGCGCAGGGGCTGTTTCTGGCCGGCATCGCCGCGACGTTCGTAATGGGACTCGGCACCGCCATCACGGTCGCAACCATCGCCGTGATCGCCGTGTCCGCAAAGGGGCTCGCTCGGCGGCTCAGCGCAGGCCGCGAGGGCAGCGGCACGCTGATCATGCGCGGCATCGAATTCGGCGCGGCCGGGCTGGTGCTCTTGTTCGGCCTCGGCCTGTTGTTCGGCTATCTCGCCGCCGAGCGCGCGACGTGTCTCTAA
- a CDS encoding type III PLP-dependent enzyme has product MTERIQEFLRNRRSEGQDTEPCLVVDLEVVRDNYQTFARALPDSRVFYAVKANPAPEVLSLLASMGSCFDTATVAEIEMALAAGATPDRISYGNTIKKERDIARAFALGIRLFAVDCAAEVEKIARAAPGAKVFCRILYDCAGAEWPLSRKFGCDPEMAVEVLDLAKRLGLDPCGISFHVGSQQRKVKAWDRALAMASTVFRDCAERGINLSMVNMGGGFPTKYLKDVPPVLQYGRSIFRALRKHFGNQIPETIIEPGRGMVGNAGVIETEVVLISRKSDEDEVRWVYLDIGKFGGLAETMDESIRYAIRTPHDGAEMTPCVLAGPTCDSADVLYEKLPYPLPVTLEIGDKLLIEGTGAYTSTYSSVAFNGIPPLRTYHI; this is encoded by the coding sequence ATGACCGAACGTATTCAGGAATTCCTACGCAACCGCCGCAGCGAGGGCCAGGACACCGAGCCGTGCCTGGTGGTCGACCTCGAAGTCGTGCGCGACAACTACCAGACCTTTGCCAGGGCGCTGCCGGACAGCCGTGTGTTCTATGCCGTGAAGGCGAACCCGGCGCCCGAGGTGTTGTCGCTGCTCGCCTCCATGGGCTCCTGCTTCGACACCGCAACCGTCGCCGAAATCGAAATGGCGCTGGCCGCCGGTGCGACGCCGGACCGCATCTCCTATGGCAATACGATCAAGAAGGAGCGCGACATCGCGCGCGCCTTCGCGCTCGGCATTCGCCTGTTCGCGGTCGACTGCGCCGCCGAGGTCGAGAAGATCGCGCGAGCCGCCCCCGGCGCCAAAGTGTTCTGCCGCATCCTCTATGACTGCGCAGGCGCCGAATGGCCGCTGTCGCGCAAGTTCGGCTGCGATCCGGAGATGGCGGTCGAGGTGCTCGACCTCGCCAAGCGGCTGGGCTTGGATCCGTGCGGCATCTCGTTCCATGTCGGCTCGCAGCAGCGCAAGGTGAAGGCGTGGGACCGCGCGCTGGCGATGGCCTCAACGGTGTTCCGGGACTGCGCGGAGCGCGGGATCAACCTGTCCATGGTCAACATGGGCGGCGGCTTCCCGACCAAGTACCTCAAGGACGTTCCTCCGGTCCTGCAATATGGCCGGTCCATCTTCCGTGCGCTGCGCAAGCATTTCGGCAACCAGATCCCGGAAACCATCATCGAGCCGGGCCGCGGCATGGTCGGAAATGCCGGCGTCATTGAGACCGAAGTCGTCCTGATCTCCAGGAAGAGCGACGAGGACGAGGTGCGCTGGGTGTATCTCGACATCGGCAAGTTCGGCGGTCTCGCCGAGACGATGGACGAGTCGATCCGCTACGCCATCCGCACGCCGCATGACGGCGCGGAGATGACGCCGTGCGTGCTCGCGGGTCCGACCTGCGACAGCGCCGACGTGCTGTATGAGAAGCTGCCGTATCCGCTTCCGGTGACGCTCGAGATCGGCGACAAGCTGCTGATCGAAGGCACCGGAGCGTACACGTCGACCTACTCGTCGGTAGCGTTCAACGGCATCCCGCCGCTGCGGACCTACCACATCTGA